In Elephas maximus indicus isolate mEleMax1 chromosome 7, mEleMax1 primary haplotype, whole genome shotgun sequence, the following proteins share a genomic window:
- the AIP gene encoding AH receptor-interacting protein isoform X1 gives MADIIARLREDGIQKRVIQEGRGDLPDFEDGTKATFHYRTLHSDDEGTVLDDSRARGKPMELIIGKKFKLPVWETIVCTMREGEIAQFLCDVKHVVLYPLVAKSLRNIAAGKDPLEGQRHCCGIAQMHEHSTLGHADLDALQQNPRPLIFDIEMLKVENPGTYQQDPWAMTDEEKAKAVPVIHEEGNRLYREGHVKEAATKYYDAIACLKNLQMKEQPGSPDWIQLDQQITPLLLNYCQCKLVAEEYYEVLDHCSSILNKYDDNVKAYFKRGKAHAAVWNAQEAQADFAKVLELDPALGPIVSRELRALEARIRQKDEEDKARFRGIFSH, from the exons ATGGCGGATATCATCGCAAGACTCCGGGAGGACGGGATCCAAAAGCGTGTGATACAAGAGGGCCGAGGAGACCTCCCTGACTTTGAGGATGGAACCAAG GCCACCTTCCACTACCGGACACTGCACAGTGATGATGAAGGCACCGTGCTGGACGACAGCCGGGCGCGTGGCAAACCCATGGAGCTCATCATTggcaagaagttcaagctgcccgTGTGGGAGACCATCGTGTGCACCATGCGCGAAGGGGAGATCGCCCAGTTCCTCTGCGATGTCAAG CACGTGGTCCTGTACCCACTGGTGGCCAAGAGCCTGCGCAACATTGCTGCCGGCAAGGACCCCCTGGAGGGGCAGCGGCACTGCTGTGGCATTGCCCAGATGCACGAGCACAGCACTCTGGGCCACGCCGACCTGGACGCCCTGCAGCAGAACCCCCGGCCTCTCATCTTTGACATTGAAATGCTGAAG GTGGAGAACCCCGGCACATACCAGCAGGACCCATGGGCCATGACGGATGAGGAGAAGGCCAAGGCAGTACCAGTCATCCACGAGGAGGGCAACCGGTTGTACCGTGAGGGGCACGTGAAGGAGGCTGCCACCAAGTACTACGACGCCATCGCCTGCCTTAAGAACCTGCAAATGAAG GAACAGCCTGGGTCCCCTGACTGGATCCAGCTGGACCAGCAGATCACCCCGCTGCTGCTCAACTACTGCCAGTGCAAGCTGGTGGCCGAGGAGTATTACGAGGTGCTGGACCACTGCTCCTCCATCCTCAACAAGTATGATG ACAATGTCAAAGCCTACTTCAAGCGGGGCAAGGCCCATGCAGCCGTGTGGAATGCCCAGGAGGCCCAGGCTGACTTTGCCAAGGTGCTGGAGCTGGACCCAGCCCTGGGGCCAATTGTGAGCCGCGAGCTTCGGGCCCTGGAGGCACGGATCCGGCAGAAGGACGAGGAGGACAAGGCCCGTTTCCGGGGCATCTTCTCCCACTGA
- the AIP gene encoding AH receptor-interacting protein isoform X2 has protein sequence MADIIARLREDGIQKRVIQEGRGDLPDFEDGTKATFHYRTLHSDDEGTVLDDSRARGKPMELIIGKKFKLPVWETIVCTMREGEIAQFLCDVKHVVLYPLVAKSLRNIAAGKDPLEGQRHCCGIAQMHEHSTLGHADLDALQQNPRPLIFDIEMLKVENPGTYQQDPWAMTDEEKAKAVPVIHEEGNRLYREGHVKEAATKYYDAIACLKNLQMKEQPGSPDWIQLDQQITPLLLNYCQCKLVAEEYYEVLDHCSSILNKQCQSLLQAGQGPCSRVECPGGPG, from the exons ATGGCGGATATCATCGCAAGACTCCGGGAGGACGGGATCCAAAAGCGTGTGATACAAGAGGGCCGAGGAGACCTCCCTGACTTTGAGGATGGAACCAAG GCCACCTTCCACTACCGGACACTGCACAGTGATGATGAAGGCACCGTGCTGGACGACAGCCGGGCGCGTGGCAAACCCATGGAGCTCATCATTggcaagaagttcaagctgcccgTGTGGGAGACCATCGTGTGCACCATGCGCGAAGGGGAGATCGCCCAGTTCCTCTGCGATGTCAAG CACGTGGTCCTGTACCCACTGGTGGCCAAGAGCCTGCGCAACATTGCTGCCGGCAAGGACCCCCTGGAGGGGCAGCGGCACTGCTGTGGCATTGCCCAGATGCACGAGCACAGCACTCTGGGCCACGCCGACCTGGACGCCCTGCAGCAGAACCCCCGGCCTCTCATCTTTGACATTGAAATGCTGAAG GTGGAGAACCCCGGCACATACCAGCAGGACCCATGGGCCATGACGGATGAGGAGAAGGCCAAGGCAGTACCAGTCATCCACGAGGAGGGCAACCGGTTGTACCGTGAGGGGCACGTGAAGGAGGCTGCCACCAAGTACTACGACGCCATCGCCTGCCTTAAGAACCTGCAAATGAAG GAACAGCCTGGGTCCCCTGACTGGATCCAGCTGGACCAGCAGATCACCCCGCTGCTGCTCAACTACTGCCAGTGCAAGCTGGTGGCCGAGGAGTATTACGAGGTGCTGGACCACTGCTCCTCCATCCTCAACAA ACAATGTCAAAGCCTACTTCAAGCGGGGCAAGGCCCATGCAGCCGTGTGGAATGCCCAGGAGGCCCAGGCTGA